A part of Paenibacillus sp. IHBB 10380 genomic DNA contains:
- a CDS encoding metallophosphoesterase — MWILGIVIVFGVGLLISWMLYEAMRHAIVPIDVELDRLPVAFEGCTILLITDIHRRTLPRDLLLSMQGTVNWVFLGGDIMEKNVPLSKVERNIQSVKGVAPVYAVYGNHDHHAGVAGLGALLQRYNVNLLQNDNSPLEHNGEQVWLTGMDYPHVYQHAYPALPELPEDEMNRCRIVLVHDPAWVTRYAILPADLILSGHTHGGQIRFPFIGAPQLNAFYKQHAHGLFKWNQPHALVKTAQMLVSRGFGYRHIPLRFRCSSEMNLITLHKKSSV; from the coding sequence GTGTGGATTCTAGGTATTGTGATTGTATTCGGTGTGGGACTGCTTATTAGTTGGATGTTGTATGAGGCCATGCGTCATGCTATTGTTCCTATAGATGTTGAATTGGATAGACTGCCGGTAGCATTTGAGGGTTGCACCATTCTTCTGATAACGGATATCCACCGTAGAACTTTACCACGGGATTTATTGCTCTCTATGCAGGGAACTGTGAATTGGGTGTTCTTGGGTGGAGATATTATGGAAAAGAATGTGCCTCTATCTAAGGTGGAGCGTAATATCCAGTCTGTAAAAGGTGTCGCACCTGTGTATGCAGTGTATGGTAACCATGATCATCACGCAGGTGTGGCTGGATTGGGTGCTTTATTGCAACGCTATAACGTGAACTTGTTACAGAATGATAATAGTCCATTAGAACATAATGGAGAGCAAGTGTGGCTAACAGGAATGGATTACCCACATGTGTATCAACACGCTTATCCAGCACTTCCCGAACTCCCAGAGGATGAGATGAATAGATGTAGAATCGTACTTGTTCATGATCCTGCTTGGGTTACACGTTACGCCATTCTCCCCGCAGATTTGATATTGTCGGGTCATACGCACGGTGGACAGATTCGTTTCCCCTTTATAGGAGCACCACAATTGAATGCTTTTTATAAACAACATGCGCACGGCTTATTCAAATGGAATCAACCGCATGCGTTAGTGAAGACTGCTCAGATGCTGGTTAGTCGGGGATTTGGATATAGACATATTCCACTTCGGTTTCGGTGTTCTTCTGAAATGAATCTGATTACTTTACACAAGAAGTCTTCCGTATGA
- a CDS encoding polysaccharide deacetylase family protein — protein sequence MTKHTAALFLAISLVLSACNNQDAQSSQPEPIVAPTGEVQQPEPIPSSTMEEDKEPSPEVNEKAEDQEAAPEAEVEVPLKYHMNSNYDIVPNDESSPKKVVLLTFDDGPKEETMINDLIDTLEKHSAKAIFFVNGYRVKENPDLLKLIHEREQIIGNHSWDHIELRKESETKVKKQIEDVQKIVKDTVGETPVFFRPPHGAGGDVGKKVAKENGLLYMTWSNGSLDWEMKSKDKNKTDQIMNNVMDQLHSGSNILMHELPWTVESLDALLTKLEAKGYSFVDPRSIELKMR from the coding sequence ATGACAAAACATACAGCGGCACTATTCCTAGCCATTAGTCTGGTGCTTAGTGCCTGCAACAATCAAGATGCTCAAAGTTCGCAACCAGAACCTATAGTTGCCCCCACAGGCGAGGTACAACAGCCAGAACCTATACCTTCATCTACAATGGAAGAAGACAAGGAACCTTCACCAGAAGTAAACGAAAAAGCAGAAGATCAAGAAGCTGCGCCTGAAGCGGAAGTAGAAGTTCCCTTGAAGTACCATATGAATAGTAATTACGATATTGTGCCTAACGATGAAAGCTCTCCAAAAAAGGTTGTACTGCTTACTTTTGACGACGGCCCTAAGGAAGAAACCATGATTAATGACCTCATTGATACGTTAGAGAAACATTCAGCGAAAGCCATTTTCTTTGTTAACGGCTATCGCGTTAAAGAAAACCCGGATCTCCTGAAGCTCATTCATGAGCGAGAACAGATTATTGGTAACCATAGCTGGGATCATATTGAATTGAGGAAAGAATCGGAGACAAAAGTAAAGAAACAAATTGAAGATGTTCAGAAAATTGTCAAAGATACCGTCGGTGAAACGCCAGTGTTCTTTCGCCCACCTCATGGTGCTGGTGGTGATGTAGGGAAGAAAGTTGCAAAAGAGAATGGACTCCTATACATGACATGGTCAAATGGTTCATTGGATTGGGAAATGAAATCTAAAGACAAGAATAAAACAGACCAAATCATGAACAACGTCATGGATCAACTACATTCTGGAAGTAACATTCTGATGCATGAGTTACCTTGGACCGTTGAAAGTTTAGACGCTCTACTCACCAAATTAGAGGCTAAGGGATATTCCTTTGTTGATCCACGTAGCATTGAGCTAAAAATGCGCTAA